In Marinicauda algicola, one DNA window encodes the following:
- the hutH gene encoding histidine ammonia-lyase: MSRVTLKPGAVSLADLRAIHAGAAMSLDEAAFAAIDRCAESVARIVASGRTVYGVNTGFGLLANTRIAKDKLAQLQTNLLLSHACGVGPALARSVVRLIVALKVIGLARGHSGVHADIVRLLLALLERDCLPVIPAQGSVGASGDLAPLAHLSCVLIGAGEVEFEGARLPAAEGLKRAGLEPLTLGPKEGLALINGTQVSTALALDALFAGEQVIDAGLHAGALSVEALMGSHAPFGDRLHTVRGQPGQIDVARVLRALLKGSEIEKAHANCDRVQDPYSFRCQPQVMGAAVDLMRHAARTLQIEANAVSDNPIVFPDADEAVSGGNFHAQPVAFAADMIAMALCETGSISERRLAVLVDPKMSGLPAFLTSDGGLNSGFMIAQVTAAALVAENRSKAFPASVDSVPTSANQEDHVSMATGAARKAGEIARNTAVTVGIELMAGAQGLDLRRPLKTSAALEAVFTAIRTRVARLEADRYMAGDLEAMAAGVLDGAFNPATELWQ; the protein is encoded by the coding sequence ATGAGCCGAGTGACCCTGAAGCCCGGCGCGGTGAGCCTCGCCGACCTGCGCGCCATCCATGCCGGCGCGGCGATGAGCCTCGACGAGGCGGCGTTCGCGGCCATCGACCGCTGCGCCGAGAGCGTGGCGCGCATCGTCGCGAGCGGACGCACCGTATACGGCGTGAACACCGGGTTCGGCCTGCTCGCCAATACCCGCATCGCGAAGGACAAGCTTGCCCAGCTGCAGACCAACCTCCTGCTCTCCCATGCCTGCGGCGTCGGCCCGGCGCTGGCGCGCAGCGTCGTCCGGCTCATCGTCGCGCTGAAGGTCATCGGGCTCGCGCGCGGCCATTCCGGGGTGCATGCCGACATCGTGCGCCTGCTGCTCGCCCTGCTGGAGCGCGACTGCCTGCCAGTGATCCCGGCGCAGGGTTCGGTCGGGGCCTCGGGCGATCTCGCCCCGCTCGCCCACCTGTCCTGCGTGCTGATCGGGGCGGGCGAGGTCGAGTTCGAGGGCGCGCGCCTGCCCGCCGCCGAGGGGCTGAAGCGCGCCGGGCTCGAGCCGCTGACGCTGGGTCCGAAGGAGGGCCTTGCCCTGATCAACGGCACGCAGGTCTCCACCGCCCTCGCGCTCGATGCGCTGTTCGCCGGGGAGCAGGTGATCGATGCGGGCCTGCATGCCGGCGCGCTCTCGGTGGAGGCGCTGATGGGCTCGCACGCCCCGTTCGGGGACCGGCTTCACACCGTACGCGGACAGCCCGGCCAGATCGATGTCGCGCGCGTCCTGCGCGCCCTGCTGAAGGGCAGCGAGATCGAGAAGGCCCACGCCAATTGCGACCGGGTCCAGGATCCCTATTCCTTCCGCTGCCAGCCCCAGGTGATGGGCGCGGCGGTTGACCTGATGCGCCATGCGGCGCGCACGCTGCAGATCGAGGCCAATGCGGTCTCCGACAACCCGATTGTCTTTCCCGATGCGGACGAAGCGGTCTCGGGCGGCAATTTCCACGCCCAGCCGGTCGCCTTCGCGGCCGACATGATCGCCATGGCGCTGTGCGAGACCGGCTCGATCTCCGAGCGCCGGCTCGCCGTGCTCGTCGATCCGAAGATGAGCGGCCTGCCCGCCTTCCTGACCAGCGATGGCGGGCTCAATTCCGGCTTCATGATCGCGCAGGTGACCGCCGCGGCGCTGGTCGCGGAGAACCGCTCCAAGGCCTTCCCGGCGAGCGTGGATTCGGTGCCGACCTCGGCGAACCAGGAGGACCATGTCTCGATGGCGACCGGCGCGGCGCGCAAGGCCGGCGAGATCGCACGCAATACCGCGGTCACGGTCGGGATCGAGCTGATGGCCGGCGCGCAGGGTCTCGACCTGCGCCGCCCGCTGAAGACCAGCGCCGCGCTGGAAGCGGTGTTCACGGCCATCCGCACGCGCGTCGCGCGACTCGAGGCCGACCGCTACATGGCCGGGGACCTCGAGGCGATGGCGGCCGGCGTGCTCGACGGCGCGTTCAATCCGGCAACGGAGCTTTGGCAGTGA
- the hutU gene encoding urocanate hydratase, producing the protein MTARFANARKITPRTGPQRRAKTWIAEAAVRMLQNNLHPDVAERPEELVVYGGIGRAARDWESYDAIVETLDRLGADETLLVQSGKPVGVFRTHENAPRVLIANSNLVPKWASWDHFHELDRKGLMMYGQMTAGSWIYIGSQGIVQGTYETFVEAGRQHYKGDLSGRWILTGGLGGMGGAQPLAAVMAGACCLAVECDPERIAFRKRTRYVDESTESLDEALDMIRAWTKAGEAKSVGLLGNAAEIFPQILERGVKPDLVTDQTSAHDPVNGYLPRGWSLAQWRDAAERDPKAVERAAMESMREQVEAMAGFYRQGIPTVDYGNNIRQMAYDAGFADAFCFPGFVPAYIRPLFCRGIGPFRWAALSGDPEDIAKTDAKVKELIPDDPHLHQWLDMAGERIAFQGLPARICWVGLGQRHRLGLAFNEMVASGKLKAPVVIGRDHLDSGSVASPNRETEGMKDGSDAVSDWPLLNALLNTASGASWVSLHHGGGVGMGYSQHAGMVIVADGTKEAAGRLERVLWNDPGTGVMRHADAGYAEAIVCAQENGLDLPMIGRVK; encoded by the coding sequence ATGACCGCGCGCTTCGCCAATGCCCGCAAGATCACCCCGCGCACCGGCCCGCAGCGCCGGGCGAAGACCTGGATCGCCGAGGCCGCCGTGCGCATGCTGCAGAACAATCTCCACCCCGACGTCGCCGAGCGGCCCGAGGAGCTGGTCGTGTACGGAGGGATCGGCCGCGCGGCGCGCGACTGGGAGAGCTATGACGCGATCGTCGAGACGCTCGACCGGCTGGGGGCCGACGAGACCCTGCTCGTCCAGTCCGGCAAGCCGGTCGGCGTGTTCCGTACTCACGAGAACGCCCCGCGCGTGCTGATCGCGAACTCCAACCTGGTGCCCAAATGGGCGAGCTGGGACCATTTCCACGAGCTCGATCGCAAGGGCCTGATGATGTACGGCCAGATGACGGCCGGCTCGTGGATCTATATCGGCTCCCAGGGCATCGTTCAGGGGACGTACGAGACCTTCGTCGAGGCCGGGCGTCAGCACTACAAGGGCGACCTGTCCGGGCGCTGGATCCTCACCGGCGGGCTCGGCGGCATGGGCGGGGCGCAGCCGCTCGCCGCGGTGATGGCCGGGGCGTGCTGTCTCGCGGTCGAATGCGATCCCGAGCGTATCGCGTTCAGGAAGCGCACCCGCTATGTCGACGAGAGCACGGAAAGCCTCGACGAGGCGCTCGACATGATCCGTGCCTGGACGAAGGCGGGCGAGGCGAAGTCCGTCGGACTGCTGGGCAATGCCGCCGAGATCTTCCCGCAGATCCTCGAGCGCGGCGTGAAGCCGGATCTCGTCACCGACCAGACCTCCGCTCACGATCCGGTCAACGGCTACCTGCCCAGGGGCTGGAGCCTGGCGCAGTGGCGCGATGCCGCCGAGCGCGATCCCAAGGCCGTCGAAAGGGCCGCGATGGAGTCGATGCGCGAGCAGGTCGAGGCGATGGCCGGCTTCTACCGCCAGGGAATCCCGACGGTGGATTACGGCAACAATATCCGCCAGATGGCCTACGACGCGGGCTTCGCCGACGCGTTCTGCTTTCCCGGCTTCGTGCCCGCCTATATCCGCCCGCTCTTCTGCCGCGGCATCGGCCCGTTCCGCTGGGCGGCGCTGTCGGGCGACCCGGAGGACATCGCGAAGACCGACGCGAAGGTGAAGGAACTCATCCCCGACGATCCCCACCTGCATCAATGGCTCGACATGGCGGGCGAGCGCATCGCCTTCCAGGGCCTGCCCGCGCGCATCTGCTGGGTGGGCCTGGGGCAGCGCCACCGGCTGGGCCTCGCCTTCAACGAGATGGTCGCGAGCGGAAAGCTGAAGGCCCCGGTGGTCATCGGGCGCGACCACCTGGATTCCGGCTCCGTCGCGAGCCCGAACCGGGAGACCGAAGGCATGAAGGACGGCTCGGACGCCGTCTCCGACTGGCCGCTCCTGAACGCGCTGCTCAACACGGCTTCCGGAGCGAGCTGGGTGTCGCTGCACCATGGCGGCGGGGTCGGCATGGGCTATTCCCAGCACGCCGGCATGGTCATCGTCGCGGACGGGACGAAGGAGGCCGCCGGGCGCCTCGAACGCGTGCTGTGGAACGATCCGGGCACCGGGGTGATGCGCCATGCCGATGCCGGCTATGCCGAGGCGATCGTGTGTGCGCAGGAAAACGGGCTCGACCTGCCGATGATCGGACGGGTGAAATGA
- a CDS encoding EAL domain-containing protein produces the protein MAFAAGGLAATGPAGAALAVQLPAGEEAVQATPFEAAVNEARAIMMADPHAALAHAERAAALALDFATPAEQDIGLVTAWWLQSEALTRLGRPLEARPVAERALETLGAAPEPTKLYADLLVSAARASQQTGDHGGALGRFRTAYEVYRQIGQTRSEAIILQSIGSIYNDARQYERAISYFDDATARFTDDASLDLAAFNNRGNAYRELGRYDEALDQYQQALAIASEMGSSTLEARILNNIASLHVAFGRFDAADEALDAAFDKADGQEGAEWTRFLWGTRAQTAYGRGDYRQARTDIERTFQGIDIGGTPQHFREFHEAAADIYTVLGLWRQAAEHLRAFKRLDDEGRDVAASANNALMAAEFDFAEQELEIEQLRSQRLAQDAELARARANQRLMLVGALLMLSLIGIVIALWRQRVARERQRVLSRALYEDAETGLPSRKALERAAGEAASALGHPVTVIALEIKRHTHLRGVLGFATVSRLKAEMAARLKSAGFDRLIGIVSPGVLGVLLPHGDEAAASEEAERMRACFAAPLRVDDLDIDVSVIAGIGIDTLGEACVRKANIAVRQARDAYQTVAAFDAQRYGNPAENLTLMSRMVDATRNGAMSLHYQPKLNLRTGRYGAAEALCRWRDGDRNIPPNDFIPLAEKTGHIRAVTEWSIEQVVRDQKRLYEAGIEMALSVNVSGAVLNDSELAERALNICRGAPGEITFEVTETAIMADPEQAMTNLEKWVRAGIRLAIDDYGSGMSSLAYLKMLPSHELKLDRAFVTHVAESKRDQMLVKSTVDLAHNLGLAMTAEGVETDEALALLKLLGADWAQGYGLSKALPLDGFIDFLRRVEEAGRLPAAPAERPGPDLKEVTR, from the coding sequence GTGGCGTTCGCCGCGGGCGGGCTCGCGGCCACGGGACCTGCCGGCGCGGCCCTGGCCGTGCAGCTGCCCGCCGGGGAAGAAGCGGTGCAGGCCACACCGTTCGAGGCTGCGGTCAACGAGGCGCGCGCCATCATGATGGCCGACCCGCACGCCGCGCTCGCCCATGCCGAACGCGCCGCCGCGCTCGCCCTCGATTTCGCGACCCCGGCCGAGCAGGACATCGGGCTCGTCACCGCCTGGTGGCTGCAGTCCGAAGCCCTGACCCGGCTCGGCCGGCCGCTCGAGGCCCGGCCCGTGGCCGAGCGCGCGCTCGAGACGCTCGGCGCCGCTCCGGAGCCGACCAAGCTCTATGCCGACCTGCTCGTCTCCGCCGCCCGCGCGAGCCAGCAGACCGGCGACCATGGCGGGGCGCTCGGCCGTTTCCGCACCGCCTACGAGGTGTATCGCCAGATCGGCCAGACCCGGTCGGAAGCGATCATCCTGCAGTCGATCGGCTCGATCTATAACGATGCGCGCCAGTACGAGCGCGCGATCTCCTATTTCGACGACGCGACTGCGCGATTCACCGACGACGCCTCGCTCGATCTCGCCGCCTTCAACAATCGCGGCAACGCCTATCGCGAGCTCGGCCGCTACGACGAGGCGCTGGACCAGTACCAGCAGGCGCTCGCCATCGCCTCCGAGATGGGCAGCAGCACGCTGGAAGCGCGCATCCTGAACAATATCGCCTCGCTGCACGTCGCCTTCGGCCGTTTCGATGCGGCGGACGAGGCGCTCGATGCCGCCTTCGACAAGGCCGATGGCCAGGAGGGCGCGGAATGGACCCGCTTCCTGTGGGGGACGCGGGCGCAGACCGCCTACGGGCGCGGCGACTACCGGCAGGCGCGCACCGATATCGAGCGCACCTTCCAGGGCATCGATATCGGCGGGACGCCGCAGCATTTCCGCGAATTCCACGAGGCGGCGGCCGACATCTACACCGTGCTCGGCCTGTGGCGGCAGGCCGCCGAGCACCTGCGCGCCTTCAAGCGCCTCGACGACGAGGGCCGCGACGTCGCGGCCTCGGCCAACAACGCGCTGATGGCCGCGGAGTTCGACTTCGCCGAGCAGGAACTGGAGATCGAGCAGCTGCGCTCCCAGCGCCTGGCCCAGGACGCGGAACTCGCGCGGGCCCGCGCCAATCAGCGCCTGATGCTCGTCGGGGCGCTGCTCATGCTGTCCCTGATCGGAATCGTCATCGCGCTGTGGCGCCAGAGGGTCGCGCGCGAACGCCAGCGCGTGCTCTCGCGCGCCCTGTATGAAGACGCCGAGACGGGCCTGCCCTCGCGCAAGGCGCTGGAGCGCGCCGCCGGAGAGGCGGCCTCCGCCCTCGGTCATCCGGTCACGGTCATCGCGCTGGAAATCAAGCGGCACACCCATCTGCGCGGCGTGCTGGGCTTCGCCACCGTCTCGCGCCTGAAGGCGGAGATGGCCGCGCGGCTGAAGTCGGCCGGCTTCGACCGCCTGATCGGCATCGTCTCGCCGGGCGTGCTCGGCGTGCTGCTGCCCCACGGCGACGAGGCGGCGGCGAGCGAGGAAGCCGAGCGCATGCGCGCCTGCTTCGCCGCGCCGCTGCGCGTCGACGATCTCGACATCGACGTCTCGGTCATCGCCGGCATCGGCATCGACACGCTGGGCGAGGCCTGCGTGCGCAAGGCCAACATCGCCGTGCGCCAGGCCCGCGACGCCTACCAGACCGTGGCTGCCTTCGATGCGCAGAGATACGGCAACCCGGCGGAAAACCTCACCTTGATGAGCCGCATGGTGGACGCCACGCGCAACGGCGCGATGAGCCTGCACTACCAGCCCAAGCTCAACCTTCGCACCGGGCGCTACGGCGCGGCCGAGGCGCTGTGCCGCTGGCGCGACGGCGACCGCAACATCCCGCCGAACGACTTCATCCCGCTGGCGGAGAAGACCGGCCATATCCGCGCCGTCACCGAATGGTCGATCGAGCAGGTCGTGCGCGACCAGAAACGCCTCTACGAGGCCGGCATCGAGATGGCGCTGTCGGTGAACGTGTCCGGCGCGGTGCTCAACGATTCCGAACTCGCCGAGCGCGCGCTCAACATCTGCCGCGGGGCCCCGGGAGAGATCACCTTCGAGGTCACCGAGACCGCGATCATGGCCGATCCCGAACAGGCGATGACCAATCTGGAGAAATGGGTCAGGGCCGGGATCAGGCTCGCCATCGACGATTACGGCTCGGGCATGTCCTCGCTGGCCTATCTGAAGATGCTGCCGAGCCACGAGCTGAAGCTCGACCGCGCCTTCGTCACCCATGTCGCCGAGAGCAAGCGCGACCAGATGCTGGTGAAATCCACCGTCGACCTCGCCCACAATCTGGGCCTGGCGATGACCGCGGAAGGGGTGGAGACCGACGAGGCGCTGGCCCTGCTCAAGCTGCTCGGCGCCGACTGGGCGCAGGGTTACGGCCTGTCGAAGGCCCTGCCGCTGGACGGCTTCATCGACTTCCTCAGGCGCGTGGAGGAGGCCGGGCGCTTGCCCGCAGCGCCGGCGGAACGCCCGGGCCCGGATCTGAAGGAAGTCACCCGCTAG
- a CDS encoding S8 family serine peptidase produces MRDFLYRGVALSALAGAIAASAAPGAAGQDTQDTEFVLPYYGDINPFYGDINPFYGDINPFYGDISPFWGDISPFWGDINPFYGDIAAFWGDISPFYGDIAAFWGDIGAFWGDIGPFYGDINAFWGDIGAFSDTTSGDYATLATQLETMFAQAEAVFGPAVRDATGLSFREAFLQGLLDAYELDLADLSTLDSWSANKRGAFFLDFYDGLMAYSGADRPDHWMPAIHWSPALSQAVGGGSGALVGVLDFSTQGTDGVNLRITHGTRDYLNFNHGAAVAGIIGAAHDGQGVMGIAPGVTINVYNPFDASLTASWQSVRDGVVRLGQLQSDIVNMSLGVPGWTLHQDWASVFSDQQLAPHVGDMLFVIAAGNNGATQTADLDWTGVPVLENLIIVGSVNPWGEISSFSNRPGTACLTVNGTCQAGNRLMDRFIVAPGELILVSDGQGGTARMSGTSFAAPMVSGAAALIKGRWGWLEPGDVADILFRSATDLGVPGVDEVYGWGLLNVDAAMRPLDERSLFYLDETSTARDVVTLGYVSGALRFHSAAQNAVTVFETINGTYRDFTISLDDIVIKPAKGQGGGSSKSAQYASTQAATGFNATAFSDTLGFTRTISRRGDFEMSAFAAPADPLDLDADGELDIQTGFRFTDTASGREFQIGFGEGALALNGQDGFALFSDHRPETGGVNPVLGFASGGAYMAGGMRVGDATRVSFGVSSGRDEYTFVNPITGAEDEVLDGLSVYEAIAFFTGVSHEVSDRFVITLGYTHLHEATGLLGAQGTGVLDLDGGAATDAVTVGAEALLPARLSLSASATAARTAADGFDTRAISIGETPVSTAFQVSLRRDGIITRSDAVRASVIQTLHQESGSLEYRAMGIADRQSGTLALDSQSWALGGQRPIAAELLYAIPLFGDRGDLSLFGRAMLAGEAGFEADREIASGLRFTLDY; encoded by the coding sequence ATGAGGGACTTCTTGTACAGAGGCGTGGCGCTGTCGGCCCTGGCCGGCGCGATCGCCGCGAGCGCGGCGCCGGGCGCCGCGGGACAGGACACGCAGGACACCGAGTTCGTCCTGCCCTATTACGGCGACATCAATCCGTTCTACGGCGACATCAACCCGTTCTACGGCGATATCAACCCGTTCTACGGCGATATCTCGCCCTTCTGGGGGGACATCTCTCCCTTCTGGGGCGACATCAACCCGTTCTACGGCGACATCGCCGCGTTCTGGGGCGATATAAGCCCGTTCTACGGCGACATCGCCGCCTTCTGGGGCGATATCGGTGCGTTCTGGGGCGATATCGGACCGTTCTACGGCGACATCAACGCGTTCTGGGGCGATATCGGGGCCTTCTCCGACACGACCTCGGGCGATTACGCGACGCTGGCCACCCAGCTGGAGACCATGTTCGCGCAGGCCGAGGCGGTCTTCGGGCCGGCGGTCCGCGACGCGACCGGCCTGTCCTTCCGCGAGGCCTTCCTGCAGGGCCTCCTGGACGCCTACGAGCTGGACCTCGCCGACCTGTCGACGCTCGACAGCTGGTCGGCGAACAAGCGCGGGGCCTTCTTCCTCGACTTCTACGACGGGCTGATGGCCTATTCCGGCGCGGACCGGCCCGATCACTGGATGCCCGCCATCCACTGGTCGCCTGCCCTGTCGCAAGCCGTCGGCGGCGGCTCCGGGGCGCTCGTCGGCGTGCTCGACTTCTCCACCCAGGGCACCGACGGGGTCAATCTGCGCATCACCCACGGCACGCGCGACTACCTGAACTTCAATCACGGCGCGGCCGTGGCCGGCATCATCGGTGCCGCCCATGACGGCCAGGGCGTGATGGGCATCGCGCCGGGCGTGACGATCAATGTCTACAACCCGTTCGATGCGAGCCTGACGGCGAGCTGGCAGAGCGTGCGCGACGGCGTCGTGCGCCTGGGCCAGCTGCAGTCGGACATCGTCAACATGTCGCTGGGCGTGCCCGGGTGGACGCTGCACCAGGACTGGGCGAGCGTGTTCTCCGACCAGCAGCTCGCGCCCCATGTCGGCGACATGCTGTTCGTGATCGCCGCGGGCAACAACGGCGCCACCCAGACCGCCGATCTCGACTGGACGGGCGTGCCGGTGCTGGAGAACCTGATCATCGTCGGCTCGGTCAATCCGTGGGGCGAGATCTCCTCCTTCTCCAATCGTCCGGGTACGGCGTGCCTGACGGTGAACGGCACCTGCCAGGCCGGCAACCGGCTGATGGACCGCTTCATCGTCGCGCCGGGCGAGCTGATCCTCGTCTCCGACGGCCAGGGCGGCACGGCGCGCATGTCCGGCACCTCGTTCGCCGCTCCGATGGTCTCCGGCGCCGCGGCCCTGATCAAGGGACGCTGGGGCTGGCTGGAGCCCGGCGACGTCGCCGACATCCTGTTCCGCTCCGCGACCGATCTCGGCGTCCCCGGCGTCGACGAGGTCTATGGCTGGGGCCTGCTCAATGTCGACGCGGCGATGAGGCCGCTGGACGAGAGGTCTCTCTTCTATCTCGACGAGACCTCGACCGCACGCGACGTCGTGACGCTCGGCTATGTTTCCGGCGCGCTGCGCTTCCATTCGGCCGCGCAGAACGCGGTGACCGTCTTCGAGACGATAAACGGCACCTATCGCGACTTCACGATCTCGCTCGACGACATCGTGATCAAGCCGGCCAAGGGCCAGGGCGGCGGCAGCAGCAAGTCGGCGCAATACGCCTCGACCCAGGCGGCGACCGGCTTCAACGCAACCGCCTTCTCCGACACGCTCGGCTTCACGCGGACGATCTCGCGCCGCGGCGATTTCGAGATGTCCGCCTTCGCGGCACCGGCCGATCCGCTCGATCTCGATGCCGATGGCGAACTCGACATCCAGACCGGCTTCCGCTTCACCGACACCGCTTCGGGACGCGAGTTCCAGATCGGCTTCGGCGAGGGCGCGCTGGCGCTGAACGGCCAGGACGGCTTCGCCCTGTTCTCCGACCACCGGCCGGAGACCGGCGGGGTCAACCCTGTGCTCGGCTTTGCCTCGGGCGGAGCCTACATGGCCGGCGGCATGCGGGTCGGGGACGCCACCCGCGTCTCCTTCGGCGTGAGCTCGGGACGCGACGAGTACACCTTCGTCAACCCGATCACCGGGGCCGAGGACGAGGTGCTCGACGGGCTCTCGGTGTACGAGGCGATCGCCTTCTTCACCGGGGTGAGCCACGAGGTGTCCGACCGCTTCGTGATCACGCTGGGCTACACCCACCTGCACGAGGCGACCGGCCTGCTCGGCGCCCAGGGTACGGGCGTGCTCGATCTCGACGGCGGCGCGGCGACCGATGCGGTCACCGTCGGGGCCGAGGCCCTGCTGCCGGCCCGCCTCAGCCTCAGCGCTTCTGCGACCGCGGCGCGCACGGCGGCGGACGGGTTTGACACGCGGGCGATCTCGATCGGCGAGACGCCGGTCTCGACCGCCTTCCAGGTCTCCCTGCGCCGCGATGGGATCATCACCCGCTCCGACGCGGTCCGGGCGAGCGTGATCCAGACGCTGCACCAGGAGAGCGGCTCGCTGGAATACCGGGCCATGGGCATCGCCGACCGGCAGAGCGGAACGCTGGCCCTGGACAGCCAGAGCTGGGCGCTCGGCGGACAACGCCCGATCGCGGCGGAGCTGCTCTACGCGATCCCGCTGTTCGGCGACCGGGGCGATCTCAGCCTCTTCGGCCGGGCCATGCTCGCCGGCGAGGCCGGGTTCGAGGCAGACCGCGAGATCGCCTCGGGCCTGCGCTTCACCCTCGACTACTAG
- a CDS encoding arginase family protein produces MSASDRSECRGWHAAAELLTKDEGAPLALLGAPLAERSLTPGRCDLAPGRVREVLKRFSVYDLEAGLSLDALTLFDAGDLDLKAVSPADAFTPIRDRLAALTRNRELTLLLGGNNAVTWPGVHGLGPLERTGLVTLDAHFDLRDTDCGPLNGNPVRCLLEDGLPGANIVQIGLAPFANTRRMHETARANAITVFTAADVRERGILEVIDAAIGTLQGRVDRVYVDFDIDVIDRAQCPGAPGARPGGMAVTDFFAAARRLAAWDRVKAVDLTEFDPGLDVADITALTAGRWVCEILAGYAGRGGRA; encoded by the coding sequence ATGAGCGCAAGCGACCGTTCCGAATGCCGCGGCTGGCACGCTGCCGCCGAACTCCTGACGAAGGACGAGGGCGCGCCGCTCGCCCTGCTCGGCGCGCCGCTGGCCGAGCGCTCGCTCACCCCGGGGCGCTGCGACCTCGCGCCGGGCCGCGTGCGCGAGGTACTCAAGCGGTTTTCCGTATACGATCTCGAAGCCGGACTCTCGCTCGATGCGCTGACGCTCTTCGATGCCGGCGATCTCGACCTGAAGGCGGTCTCGCCCGCCGACGCCTTCACCCCGATCCGCGATCGGCTCGCCGCGCTGACGAGGAATCGCGAACTCACCCTCCTGCTCGGCGGCAACAATGCCGTGACCTGGCCGGGCGTGCATGGGCTCGGCCCGCTGGAGCGGACGGGGCTCGTCACGCTCGATGCCCATTTCGACCTGCGCGACACCGATTGCGGGCCGCTCAACGGCAATCCGGTCAGATGCCTGCTCGAGGACGGGCTTCCCGGCGCCAACATCGTCCAGATCGGCCTTGCCCCCTTCGCCAACACGCGGCGTATGCACGAGACGGCGAGGGCGAACGCCATCACCGTATTCACGGCCGCGGATGTGCGCGAGCGGGGCATTCTGGAGGTCATCGACGCCGCGATCGGCACGCTCCAGGGCCGCGTCGACCGGGTCTATGTGGATTTCGACATCGACGTGATCGACCGGGCCCAGTGCCCCGGCGCGCCGGGCGCGCGCCCCGGCGGGATGGCGGTCACCGACTTCTTCGCCGCGGCGCGAAGGCTCGCGGCCTGGGACAGGGTGAAGGCGGTCGATCTCACCGAGTTCGATCCCGGCCTCGATGTCGCCGACATCACCGCGCTCACCGCCGGGCGTTGGGTGTGCGAGATCCTCGCCGGCTACGCGGGTCGCGGCGGCCGCGCCTAG
- the hutI gene encoding imidazolonepropionase: MWDELWIDCRAATMRAGADTAYGAIDDAAIAIDRGRIAWAGPRADLPGKPDALAAMVIACDGAWVTPGLIDCHTHAVFGGDRVGEFEARLEGASYEEIAKAGGGIRSTVTATREASEESLAEAALSRLETLRRGGVTTVEIKSGYGLDVETELKMLRAAGEAARRAGLHLERTFLGLHALPEDYADDRAGYVDLVCQEALPKACEAGLVDAVDAFCERIGFTAAEVRRVFETAKALGLPVRLHAEQLSDQGGAALAAEFGALSADHLEFASEDGIRAMAGAGVVAVLLPGAFYALKETRKPPVALLREHGVRIAIATDLNPGSSPLVSPTLAMNMACTLFGLTPEEALAGMTRNAAAALGISDEAGTIESGKRADLALWRISHPAEIAYWIGLPGPDRLYIAGRNMTAEGTGRKP; encoded by the coding sequence ATGTGGGACGAACTCTGGATCGATTGCCGGGCCGCGACGATGCGGGCCGGTGCCGACACGGCCTATGGCGCGATCGATGACGCGGCGATCGCGATCGACCGCGGCCGAATCGCCTGGGCCGGGCCGCGCGCCGACCTGCCGGGAAAACCCGACGCGCTCGCGGCCATGGTGATCGCCTGCGACGGCGCTTGGGTGACGCCGGGCCTCATCGACTGCCACACCCATGCCGTGTTCGGCGGCGATCGGGTCGGCGAGTTCGAGGCCCGGCTTGAGGGAGCCTCCTACGAGGAGATCGCCAAGGCCGGCGGCGGCATACGCTCCACGGTGACGGCGACGCGCGAGGCGAGCGAGGAGAGCCTCGCCGAGGCCGCGCTCTCGCGCCTGGAGACGCTGCGGCGCGGCGGCGTGACGACGGTGGAGATCAAGTCCGGATACGGACTCGACGTGGAGACCGAGCTGAAGATGCTGCGCGCGGCCGGCGAGGCGGCCCGGCGCGCCGGCCTGCATCTCGAGCGCACGTTTCTCGGCCTCCACGCCTTGCCCGAAGACTATGCGGACGATCGCGCCGGCTATGTCGATCTCGTCTGCCAGGAAGCCCTGCCGAAGGCCTGCGAGGCCGGGCTCGTCGATGCGGTGGATGCGTTCTGCGAGCGCATCGGCTTCACCGCCGCGGAGGTCCGGCGCGTGTTCGAGACGGCGAAGGCGCTCGGCCTGCCGGTCCGCCTGCATGCCGAGCAGCTGTCCGACCAGGGCGGGGCCGCGCTGGCGGCGGAGTTCGGTGCGCTCTCGGCCGACCATCTGGAGTTCGCCAGCGAGGACGGCATCAGGGCGATGGCCGGGGCCGGGGTCGTCGCGGTCCTCCTGCCCGGCGCCTTCTATGCGCTGAAGGAGACGCGCAAGCCGCCGGTCGCCCTGCTGCGCGAACACGGGGTGCGCATCGCGATCGCCACCGATCTCAATCCGGGCTCCTCGCCGCTGGTCTCGCCGACGCTCGCCATGAACATGGCCTGCACCCTGTTCGGCCTGACGCCGGAAGAGGCGCTGGCGGGCATGACGCGCAATGCGGCCGCGGCACTGGGGATCTCGGACGAGGCCGGCACGATCGAGAGCGGCAAGCGGGCCGATCTCGCCCTGTGGCGCATTTCGCACCCGGCCGAGATCGCCTACTGGATCGGGCTGCCCGGACCCGATCGGCTCTACATCGCCGGGCGCAACATGACTGCCGAGGGAACAGGACGCAAACCATGA